A genomic segment from Andrena cerasifolii isolate SP2316 chromosome 7, iyAndCera1_principal, whole genome shotgun sequence encodes:
- the LOC143371155 gene encoding uncharacterized protein LOC143371155 gives MYFDVNNLYGWAMCQPLPYAKFQWVEDVANFNVSSIAVDSPTGYILEVDLEYPQHLHDAHADLPFYPTRAKPPGKRQDKLLATLYDKQRYVIHYRNLQQCTHHGLRITKIHRVLQFALSPWLRDYIELNTRFRTCATNDFEKNLYKLMINAVFGKTMENVRNHVDVKLLTHWDGRYGAEAMIAKPNFHSRSVFSENLIPVEMRKLEVKFNKPIYVGMCILDISKICLYEFHHEYMSPQHAQNCKILYTDSLIYHIRCDDIYESMKRNIDRFDTSDYPIENAYNMPRLNKKVPGLMTDENNGAIMTEFVVLRAKMYALHVDGKKDTKKAKGVKTNVIARTITFDNYTQCLQKEIEMVRRQSCTRSKLHKVYTISEFKIALSPYDDKRYIVLDSTDTLLWGHYRILLRFELGIIRV, from the coding sequence atgtactttgacgtgaacaatttgtatggatgggcaatgtgccagcccttaccatacgccaaatttcaatgggtcgaagatgtcgcaaattttaacgtgtcttcgatcgctgtcgattcgcccacgggatacattctcgaggtagatctggaatatccacaacatctgcacgacgctcacgccgatctaccgttctacccgacgcgtgccaaaccacctggcaaaagacaggacaagctactcgcgacattatacgataagcagcgttacgttatccattatcgcaacctgcagcagtgcacgcatcacggtcttcgtattacaaagatacaccgcgtgcttcaattcgctctatctccctggctccgcgattacatcgaactcaatacacggtttagaacatgcgcgacaaacgactttgaaaaaaatttgtacaaattgatgatcaacgcggtattcggtaaaactatggaaaatgtgcgaaatcacgtagatgtaaaacttttaacacactgggatgggcgatatggcgcggaggcaatgatcgcgaaaccgaatttccacagcagaagtgttttttctgaaaatttaatccccgttgaaatgcgaaaactcgaggtgaaattcaacaaaccgatatacgtgggtatgtgcattctggacatatcaaaaatttgtttgtacgaatttcatcacgagtacatgtctccccaGCACgctcaaaattgtaaaattctatacacagacagTCTCATTTATCatattcgatgcgatgatatctacgagtccatgaaacgcaatatcgatagattcgacacaagcgattatcccatcgagaatgcatataatatgccgcgcttaaataagaaggttccggggctgatgacgGATGAAAATAACGGTGCGATAATGACAGAGTTCGTAgttcttagagcgaaaatgtatgcactccacgtagacggtaaaaaagatacgaaaaaggcgaaaggcgtcaagaccaacgtcatagccagaacgataactttcgacaaCTAcacgcagtgtttgcaaaaggagatcgaaatggttcgcaggcaatcgTGCACACGGtcgaaattgcacaaagtgtacacaatttcggaattcaaaatcgctctaagtccatacgacgacaaacGGTATATCGTACTCGATTCAACCGACACGCTGCTCTGGGGACATTATAGAATACTTTTGCGTTTCGAACTCGGCATAATTAGGGTTTAA
- the LOC143371588 gene encoding uncharacterized protein LOC143371588, which produces MFNGEFVAGDKHACKSINTRNCELFGTSDLQEWYQRCVIEPTLASLEEFQERDSGWALSQILNLIVNVNKYNPLRAGCHFKLPRKILMKKATISVRSEDNACFAWAVVATLHPAERNPHRPSSYPHYTLMLNLQGIEFPMSAKQIVKFEGLNDISINVYSFEVKKKTEKGLTIFPLHLTSHKRDRQANLLYMPEQGDSNVGHFVLMKILSRLVSMQLRKNKAKKFICDRCLHYFGSAEKLEAHTVDCREMNDCAILLPSQDNNLLSFDGHGRKERLPFVVYADLECILEKTEDVQKDAGEHKLCMYQKHKVHSIGYYIHCSYDASLSAYRYHRDVDCVSWFVKELKNFADFAKPILANNVPMEKLTKDQWRAFHSAKHCHICEKPFEADDKRVRDHCHLSGRFRGPAHSKCNLNYKNSFYIPIVFHNLSGYDSHFIIEEIATAFEGSVDVLPITKEKYISFTKNVEDTAEESDQRNSGSLSRHGILSHTKLSYLRMLRDVLGTPDAIRFENPSTKRNGLRRRRGGPRVKCVLSSLGSL; this is translated from the exons ATGTTTAACggtgaatttgtggcgggggacaagcatgcttgtaaaagcatcaatacccgaaaCTGTGAACTGTTCGGTACAtccgatctacaggagtggtaccaacgatgtgtcatcgaacctaccctggcatcgttggaagagttccaggaacgcgacagcggatgggcacTATCACAAATCCTCAATTTGATCGTCAACGTGAATAAGTACAATCCACTGCGCGCGGGGTGCCACTTCAAGCTgccgcggaaaatattgatgaagaaagcgacaattagcgtgcgatccgaggataacgcctgtTTCGCATGGGCAGTAGTCGCaactctccatcccgccgaaagaaatcctcatcggccaagttcatatccacattatacattgatgctaaatctccagggcattgagtttccaatgtctgcgaagcaaattgtaaagtttgaAGGGTTGAACGACATCTCCATCAACGTCTATAGCTTCGAGGTGAAGAAGAAGACGGAAAAAGGGTTGACAATCTTTCCACTGCATCTCACCAGCCACAAGAGAGATCGGCAGGCAAACCTGCTCTACATGCCAGAACAGGGGGACAGCAATGTGGGACACTTTGTGCTGATGAAGATCTTGTCCCGACTGGTCAGCATGCAGTTGAGAAAGAACaaagcaaagaaattcatctgtgatcg gtgcctgcactactttggatccgctgagaagttggaggcccacacAGTGGATTGCCGAGAGATGAACGACTGCGCCATTCTGCTGCCTAGCCAGGACAACAATTTGCTCAGTTTCGATGGCCACGGCAGGAAGGAAcgactccccttcgtggtgtacgccgatctagaGTGCATCCTAGAGAAAACGGAGGATGTCCAGAAGGATGCGGGGGAGCACAAATTGTGCATGTACCAGAAACATAAGGTGCACAGTATTGGCTATTATAtacattgctcgtacgatgcaTCGTTATCAGCATATCGATATCATCGCGATGTGGATTGCGTTTCTTGGTTCGTGAAAGAGCTGAAAAATTTTGCGGATTTTGCTAAACCCATCCTGGCCAATAATGTTCCCATGGAAAAGTTGACGAAAGACCAGTGGAGGGCATTTCACAGCGCGAAGCATTGCCACATTTGTGAAAAGCCATTCGAGGCTGATGATAAACGAGTGCGTGATCATTGTCATCTATCCGGACGATTTAGAGGCCCCGCACATtcgaagtgcaatttaaattataaaaattccttttacatcccaatagttttccataatttatccggctatgattcgcattttattatcgaggaaatagctactgctttcgaaggcagcgttgacgtattgcccataactaaagaaaaatatatttcattcacgaaaaatgtcgaagatacggctgaagaatcagaccagcgaaatt CTGGAAGTCTGTCACGCCACGGCATACTTTCCCATACGAAGTTGTCGTATCTTCGAATGCTGCGCGATGTTCTTGGAACACCGGATGCGATAAGGTTCGAAAACCCAAGCACTAAGAGGAACGGTCTGAGGCGACGACGTGGTGGGCCGCGTGTGAAATGCGTGCTCAGCAGTTTGGGTTCTTTGTAA